In the Haemorhous mexicanus isolate bHaeMex1 chromosome 16, bHaeMex1.pri, whole genome shotgun sequence genome, CCTCCCAGAGAATGGGCCTATTTGGCCAACACTGCTGAGtaagcatttcagaagctgcttgtgctcaggagggtgcaAGCCAGCTACCAGcatgttccagcagcctccaggaaAGCGGGGCCAGAGAAAGCTCAAAGGCTGCATCCTGCTCAGAACACGGAAAGCGAGAGCAGATGTCCTCCATCCTGCTcacttccagccaggctgcagagctgctctggctcctttTGGTgctcttccccagccctgttATCACCCAAAGGTGTTCCGCACAAGGACAGATcctcacctctgggtgctcagctggtaaTGAGCTGCCTGGGTACCGACATTGCAGACCAGCAGAGTCTTCTGGGTGCTGCGCTTGACTGGACACTTGGAGAagtccagctgggcagggaagtccAGGATAGCTCGGGCACCAATGGCCCGAATTGGCACAACTATCCTTTCCCTTTCAGTGACACAGATGAGCTCATGGGaataatcctgcaggaaaagaaactgcctcagcacaggacatttagtgccatccccatggcagaagaaaaaccatTTCTTAGAACCCTTCAAGGGCATCAATTTACCTATTCCACCCTTAAATGAACACTAAGTTCTACtaatatgtcacattttaaaggcaccGGTGCACTCTGCAAAACCTATCTCAGTGGCATTAAGCTCTTTTGTCACTTGGGTCATCCAGAGAACTGCCCTAGGCCACCACAATTTTTACTCTACATTTTAATGATGTTAAAGAATTCCTAAGTCCCTTCTAAGGAACATGGAGCTAGGGAACACAGGACATTCTTCCTTAGGTGTTACTGCTACGGGCtctgggctcacagctctgcctgcagcttgtacCTGCCCTACacgagctccttcaggcaggtgtcccagtcccctgcagctcagcaacctcctgctgaccaagggcacccagagccccagtgtgcctgtgccaggccgggctcacaggcacagcacatcctctgccctggccctgcagctgtaccatggtcagctgtgctctgggacagcacagctgcaaggctgcagaacagagggggtgaaaaagcaccatctttgctccagcccagggtgagGCAGGGAAGCTGTTGGCAgtcaggaaggaggaaagctctCTGACCTCTTTGTTCCTCTAGCATTTTCCATAACAATTAAATCCCTTCCACTGTACCTAGAGATAGCCAAAGATCTATCAACAGCCCTCTGTCATTTTCATCCTGTTCCCTGTGCATCTTCCCTTGGCAATTCTCCggaatgtgcagggaggggaagcagagcctgccaggcctggctgcagtgcctgacaGCACGTGCCAAGGTgtgactggctgcaggctgcctgcccatggaCTGGAGCCAGGCTCACAGCATGCAATGGGCTGGACCCacagtgcagggaaaacagtggctgtgcagatcattctgtgctttggctcctcCAGTCTCACCTTGTTCTCACCAGGGCTGAAGCGGATGCGCACAGGGGCAGACGCGCCCGGCGGCACGACACGGAACACATCGCTGGAGCACGTGAGCTGGAAGTAAGGGGAGCTCCCCATGGAGACCTTCACCACCTGAGGAAACTGCAGCAAAGACATGGAACAATGATTTTGCCACTTGTGGAAAGAGAATGAGAGGAGACCTGTCCATGCCCTGCTGACATCCCTCCTTGGCCcctttcccaaagcactttcagctctgcaggcacaggcacatcaTTCACAAGGCTGAACTCAAATCCCTTCTGTCTGGCTCCAGCATTTTGGCCAGGGCCAGTAGGGTAGtgcctgctgggaaggaagggccgagcagctcagcaccagccagATGGAGACAGAGCACCTGAACCAAGTCACCTGCATattcaacaaggccaaaaacctgctggcttctgcctgCACATAGCCATGCAGTAGTCGTGTTCCAGAGGGGGAATGTGCTCCCTGAAAGCAAAACAGCACATTggcctgggggaaggaagaaattcccttctAGCAGATCAGGTTTGGGTAGGGACATTCTGGGGATAgagtcaggcaggcagagcagcaagaggGGAGGCCTAACACTGTGGCCTTACTGGGAATtaaagcaaacctgaaaagcaaaagaaagaacacAGCAAGACAACTCCTAAAACAAGTAGATGGCAAAGAGAATTTAAATGGGcagtaaagcagcaaggaagaatcaTAAAACCATGA is a window encoding:
- the LOC132334811 gene encoding hydrocephalus-inducing protein homolog isoform X3, translated to MFPQVVKVSMGSSPYFQLTCSSDVFRVVPPGASAPVRIRFSPGENKDYSHELICVTERERIVVPIRAIGARAILDFPAQLDFSKCPVKRSTQKTLLVCNVGTQAAHYQLSTQR